The DNA region ATCGCTTTCTCAAATATTTTAGGTTGGGAAGCACCATGGCCAACAAGATCACGAAAACGCCAATCCAGCGCAAGAAAGAAACCTGTTCGTGCAAAACGATAGCGGCCATTATTACCGCCACGGGCAGTTCGGCAGCACTTAGTATCGAACTTAACGCAGTTCCGATCCCGGGCACGCCTTTGGCGTAAAAAAGCGGCGGAATTACTGTTCCAAAAACAGCAATGATAAGCCCCCATTTTAAAAGACTGCCGCCTAACGATCCGTTGTATAAAAACGTTGGCGGAAAAAGCACAAATATTAAGATGCAAGCTCCGGAAATCATCAACGCACTTTTCTTCAAAGCTGGATATTCATTTCCAACCTTTCCACTCAGCATTAAGAAGCCGGCATAGGAAACCGCAGCAAGAAGGCCAAAACCCACGCCTTTTAAACTCAGCCGCTCAACTGTTGCCTCTGCCATTCCACTCGCCAAAACCGTTCCGCCCAAAACTAAAAGAATAGCCAGCAGCTGCAATCCGGTCGGTTTCTTTTTATAGATAATCAATTCAAGTAAAATACTCATCCAGATAAACTGCATCAACAAGATGATGGCTACCGAGTTTGGAACTAATTTTACGCTTTGATAATATAAGATACTTACCAAACCGGTCGAAATTCCGGCCAACGCAAGCTTCCACCAAGGCGTAACTAATTTAACTGCTTTAGCCTTATAGGCCGAAGTTTTGCTTTGAAAGAAAAACAACACCCACAAAATTACCGCCCCAAAAAAAGCCTGTGCCCCCGTTACATCGCCCAAACTGTAACCATCGTGGTAGGCAAGCTTAACAAATGTAGATAAGATGCCGAAACAACAGGCGCCAAAAAAAACAAGGAGAATTCCTTTTAACATTAAAATCGTATCAAGTAGCGGTTTTTGAGTATTTAGTGTCGAGCAGCGAGTATCAAGTATCAAGAACGTGCAACTGCCTTCAGTTTTTTGGACTTCGGACTCCCGACTTTCGGACTCCCTTTAAGCTTTCGCCTTTGGTCTTTCTGCTCAGCTTTTTAAGTAAGTTGTTGCAAGTATTTTTGAATAGTAGTTTCCAAGCCCAAATAAAGCGCATCGCTAATTAGCGCATGGCCGATAGAAACTTCTAATAAACCCGGAATACTTTGAGCAAAATAATGCAGATTGTGGAGATCTAAATCGTGGCCTGCATTTAAGCCGATGTTCAACTTATTGGCGTGATGCGCCGCAGCAATATAATTTACAATGGCTTTTTCGCGATCGGCATAATAGTTATACGCATAAGCCTCTGTGTACAGTTCCACCCGATCGGTCCCTGTTTCGGCAGCACCTTCAATCATTTCTACAACGGGATCCACAAAAATGGAAACACGGATGCCCTGTTTTTGGAAAACGGAAACCATTTCACTCAAATATTCTTTGTGTTTTATCGTATCCCAGCCATGGTTTGAGGTAATCTGACCTTCGGCATCGGGAACCAAAGTAACCTGTGCAGGCTGGTTGGCCAAAACCAAATCTACAAATTTGTCTTCCCTGCAGTTTCCCTCAATATTAAACTCCGTAGCAATGGCGGCTTTTAAATCGTAAACATCTTGATAACGGATATGGCGTTCATCAGGACGTGGATGTACCGTAACCCCTTGCGCACCGAAACGTTCACAATCCAAGGCAACTTTTACCAAATCAGGATTGTTGCCACCCCTACTGTTGCGAAGTGTAGCAATTTTATTGATGTTTACCGATAATTTTGTCATAAGACAAAGATAAGGCTTTGCTGCTGTTTGTGCGAAATATTAAGCAACGTTCTTGCCAATAAAATAAAACACAATCAGCCAAATTATCCCCTTAATCAGGAAGAATAGAAAGCCTGCAACACCGACTCGCTTAAACCATAATTTTACTTTTTCCTTATCCATTACCTCAGTGGTAAAGGTAAAAGTTTTGAGTTAAATTAGAAAGATTTTAAATAAGGTTTAACATTTATCGTTTCATATACCAAACACGCTGTTTAATTCTTCACCAACTCAATTTCCTTTGCTTTAAACCGCCCGTTTACAATTTCCCCTGTTACGCGTGCCTTGCTTATGGCATTACAAAACCCATGTTCGCTGTGGGCATCGCCAAAATCGTCAATACCCTTTCCATCTACGAAATAAGATTTTCCGTTTATTCTCACAGCCAGGTCGCAATCTTTCCCTTTCATTTTAAACTGGCATTCGCCGCAGGCAACTTCTGCCATTTGTTTGTTAACTGTTTGACGTGACAGCTTAGTTTTGGGTACAACCTGGGCATTTGCCATAATTGAAATAGTGCAAAAACACAGTGCAAACATTAAAATTTTCATCGCTTTTTTTTCAAATTTACCCTTTTAAACACACGATTTATCGTAACTTTTAAACTAAACCGATCTTTTTACAAAGTTTTTGTGTTTTCCTTTTTGGGCGGATACTAAAACGACAAATGTTAAAAAGCAAAAAAGAAACAATTTTAAAATCGCTTCGACATATTTTTCCTCATATTTGTTTAAACAGACCGACCCCATGAAAAAACACATTGCAATTATCGTTATGACACTACTTACTACGGCTGCAGTTGCTCAACAAGCAAATTACAACCTCATTGTTGGCACCTATACGGCGCCCGGCAAAAGTGAGGGCATTTACACTTATCGCTTCGATGCAAGCAAAGGACAGGCTGTGCTAAAACACACCACCAAGGGTACGGCAAATCCCAGCTATTCGGCTATTTCTCCTGACAAGAAATTCGTTTACGCCGTAAATGAAACAGGCGAAAGCAGTACAGTCAGCGCTTTTAAATACGATGCGAAAACTGGTGGCTTAACTTTTTTAAACAAAGTTGATAGTCATGGTGCAGATCCTTGCTTTATTACTGTTGACGGTAAAAATGTTATTGTGGCCAATTACTCAGGAGGTAGCTTAGCTGTGTTCTCTCGCAAGGCGGATGGATCATTAACGGAGGCCATTCAGGTAGTTAAACACACTGGCAAAAGCATCGACCCAAAAGGCCGGCAGGAAAGTGCTCATGTACACATGACAAAATTCAGCCCTGACCATAAGCATTTAATTGTTAATGATTTAGGCGAAGACAAAATTTATATTTACAAGTATAATGCTACTGGAAAAGATAAGACGCTGACAGAAAAGGCAGTGGTTGAAACAACACCCGGCACCGCGCCAAGACATATCACTTTTGCGCCCAATGGGAAGTTTGCTTATCTGGCACACGAGTTTAATGGCATGATAACCGTTTTTTCTTATGCTGATGGAAGCTTGACCAAAATTCAAGAAGTGGGAACTACACCGAAAAATTTTAGCGGGAAGGTTGATGGTGCGGACATTCATGTTTCTGCTGACGGAAAATTTCTTTATGAAACGAATCGTGGCGACGCCAATAGTATTTCAGCGTTTTCAATTCTTTCGACAGGAAAGCTCAAATTTATAGAAACGATAAGCACTTTGGGCAACGGACCAAGGAATTTCACCATCGATCCTACCGGAAAATATCTGTTGGTTGCGCATCAATACACCAACGATGTAGTGATATTTAAAAGGAATCCGGTTACAGGAAAGCTGACCGACAGCAGCCAAAGGATTGATGTTGGTGCGCCGGTCTGCCTCGTATTTGATAAATAATTTGCATGGAGAACTTCGATTGGACAACGTTCACGCTAAAAATAGCGGTAAAAGCAACCGTGGCCGAGATTTATAACGCCTGGACTACTGCGGCTGAGCTTGAAAGGTGGTTTCTGATTGATGCCGGGTTTACCGATGAAAATGGGTTGCAACTTAACAAAGCGCAGCAAGCACTTAAAGGTGATAGTTACAAATGGACATGGTACTTATATAACGATATTGAACATGGTAAAATAACGGATGCAAATGGCAAAGATCGTTTTGAGTTTACATTTGCCGGCAATTGCCTTGTTGAGATCAGGTTGAAAGAAGAATTTGAGTATGTAATTGTAACGTTGACGCAACGAAACATTCCGACTGACGATGTGTCTAAAAAGGAAATTCGTTTGGGATGCCACAACGGTTGGAGCTTTTATCTGATCAATTTGAAATCGGTTTACGAGGGCGGCCTCGATTTACGGAATAAAGACAACAGGTTTAAACCGATGATAAATAATTAATGATTTTGAGGCATTATCAAAAGGAGCTTAGCGAGGTTGGCTTCACTATTATTAACAACATTTATACGCCTGCGGAAGTGCAAAAAATTGCGGAGGTAATTGATGCCGTCGACTCGAATAAACCTGCGTTCAGGAAATCGAAAGATCTGTTTGCGATTAGAAAATTTTTGACGGAGGTACCGGCGGCAAAAGAACACATCTTCAATAGCACGCTTATCGGCACTATTGATGAGGTTTTTGGAGGTGACTATTTTTTGGTAAAATCGATCTATTTTGACAAGCCTGAAGAATCTAACTGGTTTGTTTCTTATCATCAGGACCTGACAATTTCGGTGGATAAAAAGGTCGACATTGATGGCTTCGGCCCATACACTGTAAAGCCCAATCAGTTTGCCGTTCAACCGCCATTAAACCTGTTAGAAAAAAACTTCACCATTCGTATTCATCTCGACGACACAAATGAGGAAAACGGGGCTTTGAAGGTCATTCCAAATTCGCACAGTAAAGGGATTTATCGGCCTGAGCATATTGATTGGACGGTTGAACACGAAATCAGTTGCAATGTGCCATCGGGCGGAATAATGATTATGAAACCACTTTTGCTACATAGTTCCAGCCGCACTACAAACAAAAATAGGCGGCGGGTTATTCATTTGGAGTTTAGCAACCAACCACTACCAGCTGGCTTAAATTGGGCCGAGTATTTGGAGTTCAATTGAAGGATGCGGCTCCAGCGAAGCAATCACCATTAAATCCAAAATCAAAAGATTTCTCCTCCCAAGGAGCTCCTGCGGAGCGCTGCGGTCGAAATGACGGTTCTTTGGTCAACCCCTCAAAAACGCTAAGAAGTAACTTTAACCGAAAAACACTGGGCCACAACCCACATTTAAACAAAAAGACCTGCCCTTTCGGCAAGTCTTTCTTTAAAATATCTTAAACTAATTTTAAGCTGGTTCGGCTACTTTAGCTACGTTACGGTAAGGGTACGAATTGCAAATGTGGCGGCGTGCAAAACGACCCGGCGAATCGGCGTTTACGAGTTTGATATAAATAGCCCTTGGCACATCAAAGTATTCATAAGCGCTTCCATCAAAAAACTGAATATTTAACACCGATTGCTTGTACTCAAAATCTAAAATGTTCGAATTCGTAATCGTTTGGGTGTACGTTTCAATGTTTTGCTCACGCGTTTCTGGCGCAATGCTCACCAAAAAGTGATAAGCCTCGATTATTTCTTTGCTTCTGGCCTCTGCCGCTAATTTCTCCTCTTCTACCTGAAACTTATCAGGGTGGCATTCTTTCATCATTGTGCGGTAAACCGACTTAAGCGCCGTAAGCTCAGCCGTTTTATCAACGTTTAAAAGCTTTCTATAATCTACTATTTTTTTCATTTGCCGCAAAGGTACGATTTATAATGATTTGATTTAGAGAAAGTTTAAAACGACAACTATTTCTTTTGGAGAAAGCTTCTTAAAGATCAAAATGGTTTGGCAGATGAGTTTAATCAAGACACATCCAAGCGGTAAAACCGGTCGAAAAAATATAAACAAGCGTTACCAGTTTTTTCTGGGCTGATAACGCTTCATATTAATTTGGCAAACCTTTTTCAGGTTGTAAATCGTCCAAAATTGGTGTAGTGATACCCGATACCGATTTGTGCATCACATCGTTCTTCTGCTCGAAGATTACAATATCATTTTTACCATTTCTTAACCAGCAACCCGGAACATATAACGTTTGTTGCGGACCAACACTCCAATAACGACCAAGATTGATTCCATTAACAAACACAATTCCCTTTCCAAAATTACGCATATCCAAAAATGTATCGCCAGTTTTGGTTAAATTAAAACTGCCCTGGTAAACGGCCGGTCTACCCGCTGTTGCTGTGTTTTTCGCAGCGGCCAGGTTAGGCACTTCGTCCATTGGGAGCTTATACATCTCCCAATTGCCAGTAATCGTTTCTCCATTTATAATTACCGGAGAAATAATTCCTTTTGTACTGTTCACTATTTTTGCACCGTAATTAATGCGGCCCATATTTTCAACGATAATATCTAATGTGGCATTAAACGGAATTTCAATATCGCAATCGTACTTTTTATAATAACTGTTAAGCTCGGCAACTTTGGTTCCGTTAACGTAAACTATGGCATAATCGCGTAAACCAGCCAATTCTAATTTGCCACTAATGGGTTGCTTAAATTTTTTGCTGTACCACACATAGCCATGGCCCTGATTCAGTTCTTCAAAAGTTAGCGGCTTGTCATCGTTAACTGGCGAAACCTTACTTTTAAGATCTTCCAAATCAACAGCTTTAGTTAAGGCGATATCTTTTATTTCGATAACAGGTGTTTTGGCGGGTACAGCAGGTGTTTTTTCGTTTTTAAGCATTAGCCTCAAGGTATCGTACTTTTTAGTTGCCCAACCTGCCTCGCTTATCGGAGCGTCGTAATCGTAGCTGGTTATGTCGGGCTGAATATCGTGTTTACCATCATAGTTTGCGCCCGAGGTAAAGCCAAAGTTTGTACCACCATGAACCATATAATAGTTGAACGAAACGCCGCCATCTAAATACTTTTGCGTTTGCTTGGCGGTGCTCTTGTACGAAACTTTTTGGAATGGTTCTGCCCAATGATCTAACCAGCCAGGGTAAAACTCAGCAACCATGTATGGGCCTTTTCCATCATGATATTTGTTAACTTTTTCCTTTAGGTTAGCCACATCATCTTCGCCATTCCCTGTAGGCAGGGCGCCGGGTAATGCACCGCCTTCAAAAAGCCATGTGCCATCAGAAGTAAAGAATGGCACATTGAAGCCCACATCTTTTAGCTGCTGAAACACAGCCGCACTATACTTTTTATGATCTTCGAGGCTGATATCTTTACGCTGAGCCACATACGAGCCGAACTCGTTTTCGCCCTGAACCATAATTATCGGGCCGCCATTGGTAACCAGCAAATTCTTAACCTGGCCATATAATGCTGTGAAATAGGCTTTGGTTGCCGCTAAATATTGTGGGTTATTACCCCTTATTACCATGCCGGGAACTTTTGTTAAAAACCACGGATAGCCGCCAAATTCCCACTCGGCGCAAACGTACGGACCGGGGCGGAGGATTACAAACAAGCCCTCTTCCTGAGCGATTCTGATGTATTCGGCAACATCCTTGTTTCCTGATTTGAAATCCCAAACTCCGGGAGCAACTTCATGGTAATTCCAAAAAACATAAGTTGCAACTGCATTTAACCCCATTGCTTTCATCATTTTCAGGCGATGGCGCCAATAAGGTTTTGGAATCCGCGAATAGTGCATCTCTCCACTATGGATTTGGATCGGGTTGCCATCCAACAAAAAGTTGCCATCGGCAATTGCGAAAGTGTGTTTGCTTGTTTTTGTTTGGGCGTTGGCAGTTGATGCAAATGCGAGCAGCAACACTAACGCAACTAATTTGGTTTTCATTTGTGCTTAATTTTTTTAATGGTTCAGGTGCTCAATAAAATATTGAGAAAATGAACATATTTTTTTGAGGATTTGTATCAACTGCCGGTTTTTCTTTCGGCAATGTACTCGTTTTCTTCAATTTCAAAGCAAAAAACCAGTCTCTACTCAAACGTTTGATTGCGTTCAATTGAGCTGAAACAAAGTTTTTTTCCTCACATAAATATGCTCAAACCATTAAATATAAGCTATTAAGCCACAAATAACCAAATTTTAATATCTGGCTTGCAACGACTTTTCGATTATTTCTCTATAGAAATCGACGTACGATGGCAAGATTTTTTTAAGGTCGAAATCCTGCGCCCTTTTGAATGCATTTTCTTTGAATTGCTTTAATGTGGCATCGCTTTCCAAAATCGATATTGCGTTGGCAGCCATGGCATCTACATCGCCAACATTGCTCATGTAACCGCAAAAACCATCAACATTGAGTTCAGGTAAACCACCGGCATTAGTGGTAATTGCCGGAACTTTGCAAGCCATTGCCTCTAACGCTGCCAGGCCAAAGCTTTCAGATTCTGAAGGCATTAAAAACAAATCAGAAACGGATAAAATTTCCTCTACCGCATCCTGTTTCCCTAAAAAACGCACGCCTTCGCCAATATTAAGACTTCTGCAAAGCTGCTCATCGTAAGCACGCTCCGGACCATCGCCAACCATCAACAATTTAGATGGAATAACCGCCTGTACCTTTTCAAAAATCCTGATTACATCGGCTGTGCGCTTTACTTTTCTGAAATTGGAGGTATGAATTAATATGCGTTCGTTGTTTGGCGCAATTGCCTTTTTAAAATGATCTTTCGCCTGCAAACTGAACCGCGTAAAATCGATAAAATTGGGGATTACCTTAATTTCCTTAGTGATGTCGAAATGGCTGTAAGTATCTTCCCTTAAATCGTCGGATACGGTGGTAACCCCGTCGCTTTGGTTAATGGAAAAAGTAACCACGGGTTTGTAGGTTGGGTCTTTCCCCACCAAAGTAATATCCGTTCCGTGTAAAGTAGTAACAACCGGAATATTAATGCCATAGCTGGCCAGTATTTGCTTGGCCATAAAAGCTGCCGAAGCATGTGGAATTGCATAATGAACGTGCAAAACATCCAACTTTTCAAACCGCACTACATCTACGAGCTTGCTGGCCAATGCCGATTCGTAGGGTGCATAATCAAAAAGCGGATAATCTCGCACCGAAACTTCGTGGTAAAATAAATTTGCCGAGAAAAAATCGAGCCGTGCAGGCTGGCTGTATGTAATAAAGTGTACCTGATGTCCCTCATTTGCCAGCGCCTTTCCGAGCTCCGTTGCAACTACTCCACTACCGCCAAAAGTTGGGTAGCAAACTATTCCTATCTTCATTTATAATTGCGTTGTTGTTATTGCAAATGTAGCCGATTTTAGTTTGAAATGCGTGTCGGGTTATTGCAATAAAAAAATGAATGTAGTTCTAACAAACCGGCAGTCGATCATTAAAAATAAGTCCTATTTCGAATGCCTTAGTTGTAAACCCCAATACATGAACGGTCTAGGCGATGAGTAGCAACTGCACAACCATTTGGCCTCGATAACCATTAACGTTCGCACTGTCCGACTCCCCTCCTTCTTTACAAGGAGGGGCAGGTGCCAAAGGCATCCCTTTGGGAGGGTGGTTGTTTTTTTACGTCACGCATTATTGATTTTTTGGCTAGAAAATTAAAACTCAGCATGACAAAACCGGAGCTGGCTGCTTACAAGCGCCTAAAAACAAAAAACGCCCCGGTAAAGGGGCGCTAATCAAATCGAGACGGGTACTAAATTATTTGTAATCAAAAGAGATTTGTGGCTTTCTGTGGCGAAGTTTGCGTTCTTCCTTTTGAATTTCTTCGCGGAGGCTCATTACCTTGGCAATTTGTTTATTAAAACGTTCCAGCGCTTTAATAGCATCTTCCCTATTATTTTTTGCCCGTTTAGCCAGCTTATTCACTTCCTTTAAGTCTGTGCCGTCGCCCCCACCGCTTCTGTTGGTATGTCTGCTCGCTTTTTCTGCCGATTGCTCTGCCTCATCGTTTGCTTCGGCAAGCTTAATCCGCAGTTTTTCAACGTCCGCTTCTTCCTCGGCTTCTTCAATCTTGAGCTCAATCACTTTAATTTTGGCTTTCAACACATCCACCTTAGCGTTCAAGATGCCGACTGAGTCTCTAGAAACATTCGGAACATAACTT from Pedobacter endophyticus includes:
- a CDS encoding SRPBCC family protein; translation: MENFDWTTFTLKIAVKATVAEIYNAWTTAAELERWFLIDAGFTDENGLQLNKAQQALKGDSYKWTWYLYNDIEHGKITDANGKDRFEFTFAGNCLVEIRLKEEFEYVIVTLTQRNIPTDDVSKKEIRLGCHNGWSFYLINLKSVYEGGLDLRNKDNRFKPMINN
- the bshA gene encoding N-acetyl-alpha-D-glucosaminyl L-malate synthase BshA encodes the protein MKIGIVCYPTFGGSGVVATELGKALANEGHQVHFITYSQPARLDFFSANLFYHEVSVRDYPLFDYAPYESALASKLVDVVRFEKLDVLHVHYAIPHASAAFMAKQILASYGINIPVVTTLHGTDITLVGKDPTYKPVVTFSINQSDGVTTVSDDLREDTYSHFDITKEIKVIPNFIDFTRFSLQAKDHFKKAIAPNNERILIHTSNFRKVKRTADVIRIFEKVQAVIPSKLLMVGDGPERAYDEQLCRSLNIGEGVRFLGKQDAVEEILSVSDLFLMPSESESFGLAALEAMACKVPAITTNAGGLPELNVDGFCGYMSNVGDVDAMAANAISILESDATLKQFKENAFKRAQDFDLKKILPSYVDFYREIIEKSLQARY
- a CDS encoding phytanoyl-CoA dioxygenase family protein, whose amino-acid sequence is MILRHYQKELSEVGFTIINNIYTPAEVQKIAEVIDAVDSNKPAFRKSKDLFAIRKFLTEVPAAKEHIFNSTLIGTIDEVFGGDYFLVKSIYFDKPEESNWFVSYHQDLTISVDKKVDIDGFGPYTVKPNQFAVQPPLNLLEKNFTIRIHLDDTNEENGALKVIPNSHSKGIYRPEHIDWTVEHEISCNVPSGGIMIMKPLLLHSSSRTTNKNRRRVIHLEFSNQPLPAGLNWAEYLEFN
- a CDS encoding EamA family transporter; the protein is MLKGILLVFFGACCFGILSTFVKLAYHDGYSLGDVTGAQAFFGAVILWVLFFFQSKTSAYKAKAVKLVTPWWKLALAGISTGLVSILYYQSVKLVPNSVAIILLMQFIWMSILLELIIYKKKPTGLQLLAILLVLGGTVLASGMAEATVERLSLKGVGFGLLAAVSYAGFLMLSGKVGNEYPALKKSALMISGACILIFVLFPPTFLYNGSLGGSLLKWGLIIAVFGTVIPPLFYAKGVPGIGTALSSILSAAELPVAVIMAAIVLHEQVSFLRWIGVFVILLAMVLPNLKYLRKRL
- a CDS encoding pyridoxine 5'-phosphate synthase, producing MTKLSVNINKIATLRNSRGGNNPDLVKVALDCERFGAQGVTVHPRPDERHIRYQDVYDLKAAIATEFNIEGNCREDKFVDLVLANQPAQVTLVPDAEGQITSNHGWDTIKHKEYLSEMVSVFQKQGIRVSIFVDPVVEMIEGAAETGTDRVELYTEAYAYNYYADREKAIVNYIAAAHHANKLNIGLNAGHDLDLHNLHYFAQSIPGLLEVSIGHALISDALYLGLETTIQKYLQQLT
- a CDS encoding DUF6370 family protein, which gives rise to MAEVACGECQFKMKGKDCDLAVRINGKSYFVDGKGIDDFGDAHSEHGFCNAISKARVTGEIVNGRFKAKEIELVKN
- a CDS encoding lactonase family protein, translating into MKKHIAIIVMTLLTTAAVAQQANYNLIVGTYTAPGKSEGIYTYRFDASKGQAVLKHTTKGTANPSYSAISPDKKFVYAVNETGESSTVSAFKYDAKTGGLTFLNKVDSHGADPCFITVDGKNVIVANYSGGSLAVFSRKADGSLTEAIQVVKHTGKSIDPKGRQESAHVHMTKFSPDHKHLIVNDLGEDKIYIYKYNATGKDKTLTEKAVVETTPGTAPRHITFAPNGKFAYLAHEFNGMITVFSYADGSLTKIQEVGTTPKNFSGKVDGADIHVSADGKFLYETNRGDANSISAFSILSTGKLKFIETISTLGNGPRNFTIDPTGKYLLVAHQYTNDVVIFKRNPVTGKLTDSSQRIDVGAPVCLVFDK
- a CDS encoding KTSC domain-containing protein, which encodes MKKIVDYRKLLNVDKTAELTALKSVYRTMMKECHPDKFQVEEEKLAAEARSKEIIEAYHFLVSIAPETREQNIETYTQTITNSNILDFEYKQSVLNIQFFDGSAYEYFDVPRAIYIKLVNADSPGRFARRHICNSYPYRNVAKVAEPA
- a CDS encoding glycoside hydrolase family 35 protein; amino-acid sequence: MKTKLVALVLLLAFASTANAQTKTSKHTFAIADGNFLLDGNPIQIHSGEMHYSRIPKPYWRHRLKMMKAMGLNAVATYVFWNYHEVAPGVWDFKSGNKDVAEYIRIAQEEGLFVILRPGPYVCAEWEFGGYPWFLTKVPGMVIRGNNPQYLAATKAYFTALYGQVKNLLVTNGGPIIMVQGENEFGSYVAQRKDISLEDHKKYSAAVFQQLKDVGFNVPFFTSDGTWLFEGGALPGALPTGNGEDDVANLKEKVNKYHDGKGPYMVAEFYPGWLDHWAEPFQKVSYKSTAKQTQKYLDGGVSFNYYMVHGGTNFGFTSGANYDGKHDIQPDITSYDYDAPISEAGWATKKYDTLRLMLKNEKTPAVPAKTPVIEIKDIALTKAVDLEDLKSKVSPVNDDKPLTFEELNQGHGYVWYSKKFKQPISGKLELAGLRDYAIVYVNGTKVAELNSYYKKYDCDIEIPFNATLDIIVENMGRINYGAKIVNSTKGIISPVIINGETITGNWEMYKLPMDEVPNLAAAKNTATAGRPAVYQGSFNLTKTGDTFLDMRNFGKGIVFVNGINLGRYWSVGPQQTLYVPGCWLRNGKNDIVIFEQKNDVMHKSVSGITTPILDDLQPEKGLPN